One segment of Clostridium ljungdahlii DSM 13528 DNA contains the following:
- the rpsU gene encoding 30S ribosomal protein S21, whose translation MSEIKVGENETIESALRRFKRKCARAGVLSEVRKREHYEKPSVKRKKKSEAARKRKFK comes from the coding sequence ATGTCAGAAATAAAAGTTGGAGAAAATGAAACTATAGAAAGTGCATTGAGAAGATTTAAGAGAAAATGTGCTAGAGCTGGTGTTCTTTCAGAAGTTAGAAAAAGAGAACACTATGAAAAGCCAAGTGTAAAGAGAAAGAAAAAATCAGAAGCTGCAAGAAAGAGAAAATTTAAATAG
- the ybeY gene encoding rRNA maturation RNase YbeY codes for MIFIDNRQNKLEVTQELEENIKGVIQCALKEENVNIPCEISVIFIDNEEIKNINRENRNIDKVTDVLSFPMLEYPEGSVFKQVYVNHEFEESDMDDGNLVLGDIALSLERAEEQAQEFGHSFLREACYLTVHSVLHLLGYDHMEESDKKIMRQREEEILSGFKL; via the coding sequence ATGATTTTTATAGATAATAGACAAAATAAACTAGAAGTAACACAGGAGTTAGAAGAAAATATAAAAGGTGTAATACAATGTGCTCTAAAAGAAGAGAATGTAAATATTCCATGTGAAATAAGTGTTATTTTTATAGATAATGAAGAGATAAAAAATATAAATAGGGAGAATAGAAACATAGATAAGGTAACTGATGTATTATCTTTTCCAATGTTAGAGTATCCAGAAGGCAGCGTATTTAAACAGGTATATGTAAATCATGAATTTGAAGAAAGCGATATGGATGATGGAAATTTAGTATTAGGTGATATAGCACTTTCTCTTGAAAGAGCAGAGGAACAGGCTCAGGAATTTGGGCATTCATTTTTAAGGGAAGCTTGTTATTTAACAGTACATTCAGTACTTCACCTTTTAGGATATGATCATATGGAAGAAAGTGATAAAAAAATCATGAGGCAGAGGGAAGAGGAAATTTTAAGCGGATTCAAACTATAA
- the yqfC gene encoding sporulation protein YqfC encodes MGDKIYNAKRNIADKLELPGDIILNMPQIKITGDNEIIIENHRGIIAFDESQIKVNSGIGLISIYGSRFEVLFMGGSTITIGGRFTSIVYEGNK; translated from the coding sequence ATGGGAGACAAGATATACAATGCAAAACGGAATATTGCAGATAAACTGGAATTGCCCGGAGATATAATTTTAAATATGCCCCAAATCAAAATTACAGGGGATAATGAAATAATAATTGAAAATCATAGAGGTATTATAGCGTTTGATGAAAGTCAAATAAAAGTTAATTCAGGTATAGGATTGATATCCATATATGGAAGTAGATTTGAAGTGCTTTTTATGGGAGGAAGCACTATAACTATAGGAGGAAGATTTACATCTATAGTCTATGAAGGAAACAAGTAA
- the dnaJ gene encoding molecular chaperone DnaJ encodes MAQKDYYEVLGLEKGASDGDIKKAFRKLALKYHPDRNPNDKKAEEKFKEINEAYQVLSDPQKKAQYDQFGTTDFNGGGDAGFGGFGGFDFSDMGGFGDIFDSFFGGGGGFGSSSRRRNAPQKGADLEYTLNLTFEEAVFGVEKEINIARNEKCEACGGTGAKKGTHPHTCDKCGGTGQMRTQRNTPLGSFVSMSTCDKCGGRGTIIKDPCPECRGKGAVRKHRKIKVKVPAGVDNGNIIPLRGQGESGKNGGQSGDLYVNIRVSPHSKFKRKGFDIYTDTHISFGKASLGTSLKVATIDGDVKYDVPSGTQSGTVFRLKGKGVPRVNGHGRGDQYVNVIVDVPKDLNEKQREAIIMLMEASGEVPAGESGKKSIFDKLKHHH; translated from the coding sequence ATGGCACAGAAGGACTATTATGAAGTACTTGGACTTGAAAAAGGTGCAAGTGATGGAGATATAAAAAAAGCATTTAGAAAATTAGCATTGAAATACCACCCAGATAGGAACCCCAATGATAAAAAAGCTGAAGAAAAATTTAAGGAAATAAATGAAGCCTATCAAGTACTCTCAGATCCTCAGAAAAAGGCACAATATGATCAGTTTGGAACAACTGACTTCAATGGCGGCGGTGATGCAGGCTTTGGAGGCTTTGGAGGTTTTGATTTTTCAGACATGGGAGGCTTTGGAGATATATTCGATTCTTTCTTTGGTGGTGGAGGCGGATTTGGCTCTAGCAGCAGAAGAAGAAATGCACCACAAAAAGGAGCAGATCTTGAATATACTCTAAATTTAACTTTTGAAGAAGCTGTTTTTGGAGTGGAAAAGGAAATAAATATAGCTAGAAATGAAAAATGTGAGGCTTGTGGTGGAACAGGAGCTAAAAAAGGAACACATCCCCATACTTGTGATAAATGCGGTGGAACAGGACAGATGAGAACTCAGAGGAATACGCCTCTTGGAAGCTTTGTAAGTATGAGCACTTGTGATAAATGTGGTGGAAGAGGAACTATAATAAAAGATCCTTGTCCAGAATGCAGAGGAAAAGGTGCAGTAAGAAAACATAGAAAGATAAAAGTGAAGGTTCCAGCAGGAGTAGATAATGGAAATATAATTCCATTAAGGGGACAAGGAGAAAGTGGCAAGAACGGTGGACAGTCAGGAGATCTTTATGTAAATATAAGGGTTTCACCTCATTCTAAGTTTAAGAGAAAGGGATTTGATATATATACAGATACACATATAAGCTTTGGTAAAGCTTCCCTTGGAACTAGTTTAAAAGTTGCAACTATAGATGGGGATGTAAAGTATGATGTACCATCAGGAACTCAATCAGGAACTGTGTTTAGACTTAAAGGCAAGGGTGTCCCTAGGGTTAATGGTCATGGTAGAGGTGACCAATATGTAAATGTAATTGTTGATGTACCTAAGGATTTAAATGAAAAGCAGAGAGAAGCCATTATAATGCTTATGGAGGCAAGTGGAGAAGTACCTGCAGGAGAAAGTGGAAAAAAATCTATCTTTGATAAACTTAAACATCACCACTAA
- a CDS encoding 16S rRNA (uracil(1498)-N(3))-methyltransferase, whose protein sequence is MNKFFVPQEDINFNTAYIRGEDVKHIRKVLRLKCGDKININNCNGKEFLGAIEKIDKDEVVVNIIEELTLYNESKIKIYLFQGLPKSGKMDLIVQKAVELGVYEITPVVTSRVVVKNDSGEFKKVDRWNKIAKEACKQCKRSIIPKVNVPISFKELLSEGEYMDVIVVPYENESNTGIKKIVNSIKDKSNLEKIAIVIGPEGGFEEQEIDELKNINSHIATLGPRILRTETAGFVCISLIMYELGDLGGLY, encoded by the coding sequence ATGAATAAATTTTTTGTGCCTCAGGAAGACATAAATTTTAATACAGCCTATATTAGGGGCGAAGATGTAAAACATATACGAAAAGTACTTAGACTTAAATGTGGAGACAAGATAAACATAAATAACTGTAATGGAAAAGAATTTTTAGGTGCTATAGAGAAAATAGATAAAGATGAAGTTGTGGTAAACATTATAGAAGAACTTACGCTATATAATGAAAGCAAGATTAAAATTTATCTTTTTCAAGGGTTACCTAAGTCTGGTAAAATGGATTTGATAGTACAGAAGGCTGTTGAACTTGGAGTTTATGAAATTACACCTGTTGTTACAAGTAGGGTTGTTGTAAAAAATGATTCAGGAGAATTTAAAAAGGTAGATAGATGGAATAAAATTGCTAAGGAAGCTTGTAAGCAGTGTAAGAGAAGCATAATTCCTAAGGTTAATGTTCCAATTAGTTTCAAAGAACTTTTGAGTGAAGGGGAATATATGGATGTTATAGTAGTTCCCTATGAAAATGAAAGTAATACAGGTATAAAAAAAATAGTAAATTCTATAAAAGATAAAAGTAATCTAGAGAAAATAGCTATTGTGATAGGACCTGAAGGTGGATTTGAAGAACAAGAAATAGATGAACTTAAAAATATAAACTCTCATATAGCTACATTAGGCCCAAGAATACTTAGAACTGAAACGGCAGGTTTTGTATGCATATCGCTTATCATGTATGAATTAGGAGATTTAGGAGGTCTTTACTAG
- the prmA gene encoding 50S ribosomal protein L11 methyltransferase: MDKEWIEVSITTSSEAVEAVSGILYNTEVKGVSIEDSQDVEFKKKHPEDWDYFDESLLKIKDGTAVVKGYYKQDKNLNGYLKYIKDSINNLESFGIDKGKGLITVSKVNEEDWENKWKEYYKPYKVGKHIVVKPIWENYEAEKDDIIVELDPGMAFGTGTHETTKMCIKALEKYIKPEYTVFDIGTGSGILAITSSKLGAKEVTGVDLDPVAVKSASTNVGYNHIKNVNILHGDLMDVVKGKANIVVANIIADVIIFLADGVKDFMLPGGVFICSGIILERKEEVVDKLNKTGFKIEEINEDGEWVCIVASVK; this comes from the coding sequence ATGGACAAAGAATGGATAGAAGTCTCAATTACTACTAGCAGCGAGGCAGTAGAGGCAGTTTCAGGAATACTTTACAATACTGAAGTTAAAGGTGTATCTATAGAAGATTCTCAGGATGTAGAATTTAAGAAAAAGCATCCAGAAGATTGGGATTATTTTGATGAGAGCTTGCTTAAAATAAAAGATGGAACGGCAGTAGTAAAAGGATATTATAAGCAGGATAAGAACTTAAATGGATATTTGAAATACATAAAAGATAGTATAAATAACTTAGAAAGTTTTGGTATAGATAAAGGAAAAGGTTTAATTACGGTATCTAAAGTAAATGAAGAAGACTGGGAGAATAAGTGGAAAGAATATTATAAGCCTTATAAAGTTGGAAAACATATAGTAGTAAAACCAATATGGGAGAATTATGAAGCAGAAAAAGATGATATAATAGTAGAACTTGATCCAGGTATGGCTTTTGGTACTGGTACTCATGAAACTACAAAAATGTGCATAAAGGCATTAGAAAAATATATTAAACCTGAATATACTGTATTTGACATAGGAACTGGTTCAGGTATACTAGCAATAACTTCTTCAAAACTTGGAGCAAAAGAAGTTACAGGAGTGGATTTGGATCCTGTAGCTGTAAAATCTGCGTCAACAAATGTTGGATATAATCATATTAAAAATGTGAATATACTTCACGGAGATCTTATGGATGTAGTTAAAGGCAAGGCGAATATTGTAGTTGCCAATATAATTGCAGATGTTATAATTTTTTTAGCTGATGGAGTTAAGGATTTTATGCTTCCAGGAGGAGTTTTTATATGCTCCGGTATAATATTAGAAAGAAAAGAAGAAGTAGTTGATAAATTAAATAAAACAGGATTTAAAATAGAAGAAATAAATGAAGATGGAGAATGGGTGTGCATAGTAGCATCAGTGAAATAG
- a CDS encoding histidine triad nucleotide-binding protein gives MEECIFCKIIKGEIPSEKIYEDDMVLSFKDIEPAAPVHVLIIPKKHIGSINDLTEDDSKIIAHIYLVAKQIAAKLGIDEKGYRIVTNCGEEAGQTVHHVHFHLLGGRSFAWPPG, from the coding sequence ATGGAAGAATGTATTTTTTGCAAAATAATAAAGGGTGAAATTCCATCTGAGAAAATATATGAAGATGATATGGTACTAAGTTTTAAAGATATAGAACCAGCTGCACCGGTGCATGTACTTATAATACCTAAAAAACATATAGGCAGTATAAATGATCTTACCGAAGATGATTCTAAAATAATTGCTCATATATATTTAGTTGCAAAACAGATTGCAGCTAAACTTGGTATAGATGAAAAAGGATATAGAATTGTAACTAACTGTGGAGAAGAGGCAGGACAGACAGTACATCATGTTCATTTTCATTTACTAGGTGGTAGATCGTTTGCATGGCCTCCGGGCTAA
- the yqfD gene encoding sporulation protein YqfD, with translation MKETSKFSFKNYRSGIILLEIQSLIPEKFINVMWKNNIYIKNIKKKSITTMTMEINLRDYDKIEDIARRTGTRIKIINRRGPIFFIIKLKRKITLVFGIILFIGTIYYLSTFIWSVKINSEEGLPPYIIRQQLKSYGIKPGINKDKINVYKIEKDLVKDNDNIMWAKVRIQGSELNVSVVQRKSPPNIVEENTPCNLIAKRDGKVVRAYTTKGTVVVKVGDDVKKGQLLVKGEQGLEGSTYSVHAAGYIICTTTYEASETVKVNNIKNERTGKKIENYYINFRGKKQYLKKDNNKFNKYDKIEESKFIFGKETYFEVKQVTVKGNLQKIVQDTGQKLYNNISCNLDKSIKIVNKVITYEGQDPCKVKVQVTAEENIAIPDTITN, from the coding sequence ATGAAGGAAACAAGTAAATTTAGTTTTAAAAACTATAGAAGCGGAATAATTTTATTGGAAATACAATCCCTTATACCTGAAAAATTTATTAACGTTATGTGGAAAAATAATATCTACATAAAAAATATTAAAAAGAAAAGTATTACAACTATGACTATGGAGATAAATTTAAGAGATTATGATAAGATAGAGGATATAGCAAGAAGAACTGGAACTAGAATAAAGATAATAAATAGAAGAGGTCCTATATTTTTTATAATTAAGCTTAAGAGAAAAATAACTTTAGTATTCGGAATAATTTTATTTATAGGAACAATATATTATTTATCTACTTTTATATGGAGTGTAAAAATAAATTCTGAAGAAGGATTGCCGCCTTATATAATAAGACAGCAGCTTAAATCTTATGGCATAAAGCCAGGTATTAACAAAGATAAAATAAATGTATATAAAATAGAAAAAGATTTAGTAAAGGATAATGACAATATAATGTGGGCAAAGGTGAGAATACAGGGTTCTGAATTAAATGTAAGTGTAGTTCAGAGAAAATCACCTCCTAATATAGTGGAAGAAAACACTCCTTGTAATTTAATAGCCAAAAGAGATGGAAAAGTTGTAAGAGCATATACCACTAAAGGAACTGTTGTTGTAAAAGTGGGGGATGATGTAAAAAAGGGACAGCTACTTGTAAAAGGTGAACAAGGATTGGAAGGATCAACTTATAGTGTTCATGCTGCAGGATATATTATATGCACGACTACCTATGAGGCATCTGAAACTGTAAAAGTAAATAATATAAAAAATGAGAGGACAGGTAAGAAAATAGAAAACTATTATATTAATTTCAGGGGAAAGAAACAGTATCTGAAAAAAGATAATAATAAATTTAATAAATATGATAAAATAGAGGAAAGTAAATTCATCTTTGGAAAAGAGACTTATTTTGAAGTTAAACAAGTTACAGTAAAAGGAAATCTTCAAAAAATAGTACAAGACACTGGGCAAAAACTTTACAATAATATATCTTGCAATTTGGATAAATCTATAAAAATTGTAAATAAGGTAATTACTTATGAGGGTCAAGATCCTTGTAAGGTTAAAGTACAAGTTACAGCAGAAGAAAACATAGCCATTCCAGATACAATTACAAATTAA
- a CDS encoding GatB/YqeY domain-containing protein gives MSLKERLQEDWKNALKSGDKFKANTISMAKAAVLLVEKTDGKKLDDEKIIDIIAKEVKERRESILEFEKGKRQDLVEKAKSEIDILLEYLPQQLSKEEISEIIRNAVNEVGAESIKDMKKVMAIVMPKTRGRADGKLVSQIVKEHLN, from the coding sequence ATGTCTCTTAAAGAAAGATTGCAAGAAGACTGGAAGAATGCTTTAAAATCTGGAGACAAATTTAAAGCAAACACTATAAGTATGGCTAAAGCGGCTGTCTTGTTGGTAGAAAAAACTGATGGAAAAAAACTTGACGATGAGAAAATTATAGATATAATAGCAAAAGAAGTCAAAGAGAGGCGTGAATCTATACTTGAATTTGAAAAAGGGAAAAGGCAGGATCTAGTTGAAAAAGCAAAATCTGAAATAGATATCTTGTTGGAATACCTTCCTCAGCAGTTAAGTAAAGAGGAAATTTCCGAAATTATTCGGAATGCAGTTAATGAAGTGGGTGCAGAAAGTATTAAAGATATGAAAAAGGTTATGGCAATTGTTATGCCTAAAACTAGAGGCAGAGCAGATGGCAAACTTGTAAGTCAAATAGTAAAAGAACATTTAAATTAA
- the mtaB gene encoding tRNA (N(6)-L-threonylcarbamoyladenosine(37)-C(2))-methylthiotransferase MtaB — protein sequence MSTLGCRVNQYETEAMAEKFIQEGYDIVDFEDYADVYVVNTCTVTNMGDKKSRQMIHRARKKNSNAVIAVVGCYSQIASDKVSEIEGVDVVLGTRNKGDVVYWVSRVSYEGKKIVKVNEVLKNKTFEDLKIDEYQKRTRAFLKIQDGCNRFCSYCAIPFARGAVCSKSPDKIIEEVEKLSRNNFKEIILSGIHIASYGTDIDGDWNLLRILQEIDKVKGIDRVRIGSIDPQFFTEGVIEKMSKLEKLCPHFHLSLQSGCDETLKRMNRRYTTSEYEKIVYEIRNAIENASITTDIIVGFPGETEEEFNKTYDFLNRIALSKMHVFKYSRRSGTKAADMPGQVDGKTKDERSSKVLELDKKLEKKFMNKFLGYNMDVLYEQEIDNDGTYFEGYTPNYIKVITKCEKALNLEGKILCTQLEGTKDGYIEGKLKKFI from the coding sequence ATGTCTACTTTAGGATGTAGGGTAAATCAGTATGAAACTGAAGCTATGGCTGAAAAATTTATACAAGAGGGATATGATATTGTAGACTTTGAAGATTATGCAGATGTGTATGTGGTGAATACTTGTACTGTAACCAATATGGGAGATAAAAAATCTAGACAGATGATACATAGGGCTAGGAAAAAAAATAGTAATGCTGTAATTGCTGTAGTAGGGTGTTATTCCCAAATTGCATCAGACAAGGTATCAGAAATAGAAGGGGTAGATGTAGTCCTAGGAACTAGAAATAAAGGAGACGTAGTATATTGGGTAAGTAGGGTCTCTTATGAAGGGAAAAAAATAGTCAAAGTAAATGAAGTATTGAAAAATAAAACATTTGAAGACTTGAAGATAGACGAATACCAAAAGAGAACGAGAGCTTTTTTAAAAATTCAAGATGGATGTAATAGATTTTGTTCTTATTGTGCAATACCTTTTGCTAGGGGCGCTGTGTGCAGTAAATCTCCAGACAAAATAATTGAGGAAGTAGAGAAATTATCTCGTAATAATTTTAAAGAGATTATACTTTCAGGTATACATATTGCATCTTATGGTACAGATATAGACGGAGACTGGAATCTTTTGAGAATATTACAGGAAATAGATAAAGTAAAAGGCATCGATAGAGTTAGAATTGGATCTATAGACCCTCAATTTTTTACAGAAGGTGTTATAGAGAAAATGTCAAAGTTAGAAAAGTTATGTCCTCATTTTCATCTTTCACTTCAAAGTGGATGCGATGAAACCTTAAAGAGAATGAACAGGAGATATACCACTTCAGAATATGAAAAAATAGTATATGAGATAAGAAATGCCATAGAAAATGCATCTATAACTACAGATATCATAGTTGGGTTCCCTGGAGAAACAGAAGAAGAATTTAATAAAACTTATGATTTTTTAAATAGAATAGCTCTTTCCAAGATGCATGTATTTAAATACAGCAGGAGAAGTGGGACTAAAGCTGCAGATATGCCCGGACAGGTAGATGGTAAAACTAAGGATGAAAGAAGCAGCAAAGTATTGGAGTTAGATAAAAAATTAGAAAAGAAGTTTATGAATAAATTTTTAGGATATAATATGGATGTACTCTATGAACAAGAAATTGACAATGATGGAACATATTTCGAAGGCTATACTCCAAATTATATAAAGGTAATAACAAAGTGCGAAAAAGCTTTAAATTTGGAAGGAAAAATCTTGTGTACGCAACTTGAAGGTACAAAAGATGGATATATAGAAGGAAAGTTGAAAAAATTTATTTGA
- a CDS encoding HD family phosphohydrolase, which produces MKKLSLKKVFLQEKVNKIIVFMISFIFIYSLLVTGLTTKKYNLKEGDIAKVDIKAPREVKDELSTETRIRQAEDSVPIQYNKKPEVKTGVISKLNSFFSKIDQVNSSQLEEKDKIQKLKSEDNIGLADDDYQDIIKLNKDELKQLQDFLQKSLSDMYDSNNISDNTQRDNREDIKRAQEIILLKVSTSNSLSKNLKDIATKIGYSQISPNFFYDKDKTEELRREVVKKVSPVIIKKDQIIVKEGEPVTKYQIEVLRDLGLLNNSSHFQWHIYISLGILILLVLVLEWTYFSIYCPKIYNDLKMLIMVNILSLLAIFMARTIGIISTFLIPLTFVPMIVSLLVGKKVSLVISTINCVLISVAVQFSLDITVLAVVNAVVGSIILKKMQQRMDILFSCLYMTVINVILTFSMGFLISDNMADVVEKAVYIGISTIISGILVIGFLPLFEGVFNIVTTIKLLELSNPNNPLLKRLLMEAPGSYHHSLLVGNLAEVAAEEVGGNPLLARVAAYYHDIGKIRRPYFFKENQLGKDNPHSKLTPSLSALIIISHVKDGIEMAREYKLPKIIIDAIQQHHGTSLVKYFYVTMKNSSEKPEDVKEDDFRYPGPIPETKESGIIMLADGVEAAVRSINDPTEDKIEKMVNNIIKDRLDEGQLNNCELTLKDIGKIKIAFIKALQGIYHHRIEYPEDKFSKKSINQLKSPT; this is translated from the coding sequence TTGAAAAAACTATCATTAAAAAAGGTTTTTTTACAAGAAAAAGTTAATAAAATAATTGTTTTTATGATAAGTTTTATATTTATTTATTCGCTACTTGTAACTGGACTAACGACAAAAAAATATAACTTGAAGGAAGGAGATATTGCCAAAGTCGATATAAAAGCACCAAGGGAAGTTAAGGATGAATTATCCACAGAAACGCGCATTCGACAGGCAGAGGATTCTGTACCAATTCAATACAATAAAAAACCTGAAGTGAAAACGGGAGTTATCAGTAAGTTAAATAGTTTTTTTTCTAAAATAGATCAGGTAAATAGTTCACAATTGGAAGAAAAGGATAAAATACAAAAATTAAAAAGTGAAGATAATATAGGATTAGCAGATGATGATTATCAGGATATAATAAAGTTGAATAAAGATGAATTAAAACAACTTCAGGATTTTTTGCAAAAATCTCTCTCAGATATGTATGATAGCAATAATATAAGCGATAACACACAAAGGGATAATAGAGAAGATATAAAAAGGGCCCAGGAAATTATATTGCTGAAAGTGAGTACTTCTAATAGTTTGTCAAAAAATTTAAAGGACATAGCTACTAAAATAGGATATTCTCAAATTTCTCCAAATTTCTTTTATGATAAAGATAAGACAGAAGAACTCAGAAGAGAAGTTGTAAAAAAAGTTTCACCAGTTATAATAAAAAAGGATCAAATTATAGTAAAAGAAGGCGAACCTGTAACAAAATACCAAATAGAAGTGTTAAGAGACTTAGGACTTCTAAATAATAGTTCACATTTTCAATGGCATATTTATATTTCATTAGGTATACTGATTCTTTTAGTATTGGTATTGGAATGGACATATTTTTCTATATATTGTCCTAAGATATATAATGACTTAAAAATGCTTATAATGGTTAATATATTGAGCTTATTAGCTATATTTATGGCTAGGACCATTGGCATAATTTCTACTTTCTTAATACCACTTACATTTGTACCTATGATAGTATCACTTCTTGTTGGAAAAAAAGTTTCACTAGTAATAAGTACTATTAATTGTGTTTTAATAAGTGTGGCTGTACAATTTAGCCTGGATATAACAGTGCTAGCTGTGGTAAATGCTGTAGTAGGATCTATTATCCTTAAAAAGATGCAGCAGAGAATGGATATATTATTTTCATGTTTATATATGACAGTTATAAATGTTATACTTACTTTTTCAATGGGGTTTTTAATCAGTGATAATATGGCAGATGTAGTTGAAAAGGCAGTATATATTGGAATTTCAACTATAATTTCTGGAATTTTAGTTATAGGTTTTTTGCCTCTTTTTGAAGGAGTATTTAATATAGTTACAACTATAAAACTTTTAGAATTATCTAATCCTAATAATCCACTTCTAAAGAGATTGCTTATGGAGGCACCGGGAAGTTATCATCATAGTCTATTAGTTGGAAATTTAGCAGAAGTAGCAGCAGAAGAAGTAGGTGGGAATCCACTTTTGGCTAGGGTAGCGGCTTATTATCATGATATAGGTAAAATAAGAAGACCTTATTTTTTCAAAGAAAACCAGCTGGGAAAAGATAATCCTCATAGCAAGCTAACTCCTAGCTTAAGTGCTTTAATAATAATATCCCATGTTAAAGATGGAATTGAAATGGCTAGGGAGTATAAGCTTCCTAAAATAATAATAGATGCTATACAGCAGCATCATGGCACATCTCTCGTAAAATATTTTTATGTTACTATGAAAAATTCAAGTGAAAAACCAGAGGATGTGAAAGAGGATGATTTTAGATACCCAGGGCCAATACCTGAGACAAAGGAATCGGGTATAATAATGTTAGCAGATGGTGTAGAAGCTGCTGTAAGATCAATAAATGACCCAACTGAGGATAAAATTGAGAAAATGGTAAATAACATAATTAAAGACAGATTAGATGAAGGTCAGCTTAATAATTGTGAGCTTACTTTAAAAGATATAGGTAAAATAAAAATTGCATTTATAAAAGCTTTACAGGGAATATATCACCATAGAATAGAATATCCGGAGGATAAATTCTCTAAAAAATCTATTAATCAATTAAAAAGTCCTACTTAA
- a CDS encoding diacylglycerol kinase, giving the protein MKVKKLLDSFNYAIEGIIYSVRTQRNMKIHMIAALLVLVICFIYDLSKMEILAVIITISIVIIAELFNTAVESAIDATINYYHPLAKIAKNVAAGGVLVAAVNAVVVGYIIFWDKLKYINFIVMRKVKSTNPYVIFIILAIVFITTIIIKAIFGEGTPLKGGMPSGHSAIAFSIATTIALISEQLAVVILSYLLAFIVAQSRVDSDTHSVIEVVCGGAFGVLITVFLFRVFG; this is encoded by the coding sequence ATGAAGGTTAAAAAGCTATTGGATAGTTTTAACTATGCTATTGAAGGTATAATATATTCTGTAAGAACTCAGAGAAATATGAAAATACATATGATAGCAGCTCTTTTAGTATTAGTTATATGCTTTATTTATGATTTAAGTAAAATGGAGATATTAGCCGTAATAATAACGATAAGTATTGTTATTATTGCGGAACTTTTTAATACTGCTGTAGAATCTGCTATAGATGCTACTATAAACTACTATCATCCACTTGCTAAAATTGCTAAAAATGTGGCTGCTGGTGGAGTGCTAGTTGCTGCTGTAAATGCTGTTGTGGTAGGATATATAATATTTTGGGATAAACTAAAGTATATTAATTTTATAGTCATGAGGAAGGTAAAAAGTACAAATCCTTATGTAATATTTATAATACTTGCAATTGTATTTATAACTACAATAATTATAAAGGCGATTTTTGGTGAAGGAACTCCATTAAAAGGAGGAATGCCAAGTGGTCATAGTGCCATAGCTTTTTCTATAGCTACTACTATAGCATTGATATCAGAACAATTAGCAGTGGTAATATTGAGTTACCTTTTGGCATTTATAGTGGCGCAAAGCAGGGTGGATTCAGATACTCATTCAGTTATAGAAGTAGTTTGTGGAGGAGCATTTGGTGTTTTAATAACTGTATTTCTTTTTAGAGTATTTGGATAA